A genomic segment from Dasypus novemcinctus isolate mDasNov1 chromosome X, mDasNov1.1.hap2, whole genome shotgun sequence encodes:
- the LOC131277253 gene encoding melanoma-associated antigen B4-like, whose translation MRCQGGTLSEEMGATRPPHSGEGGSEPLFCFSPGRPGEKSKGSPDPDFSPDGLTEMKAAFKGWTPRACLIFLLPSLLLLSLTRPIMPRSQKSKLRYREKCRQAREETQGPHGAQASVEVKEEAPSSPSAVSGGSPQSSPAAGHPEEPPRSLSPLTLAAAVSGPRAEEEAERPSSPEAPGSPQSPGSPEAPGSPQSPGVPQSPGSPEALGSPEAPGSPEAPGSPEATGSPEAPGSPEGLSSPEALGSPEATGSFQTCSAPQMWRSLQTWSSPQTCSPLQTWGATRHSRRDPLSRKATLVLQFLLNKYKLKQPILKADMLKLIRRKYKEQFPEILRMCSERLELVFGLDLKEHDASAQSYLLVSKLDPSETNLSGGWGLPRNGLLLPLLGVIFLNGNCAPEEEIWQFLSLLGVYKGRRHFIFGDPWKLITRDLVREKYVEYRQVAQSSPPRYEFLWGPRAHAVTSKMKVLEFLAKVNDTVPSAFHSHYEEALKDEEERAQARAAARAGATAKAKAQAQPSQAASSSCHPQV comes from the exons ATGAGGTGTCAGGGTGGGACACTGAGTGAGGAAATGGGAGCCACTCGCCCACCCCACAGTGGAGAGGGCGGCTCTGAGCCCCTCTTCTGCTTTAGTCCTGGGAGACCCGGCGAGAAGTCGAAGGGCTCCCCTGACCCTGACTTCAGCCCGGACGGTCTCACGGAGATGAAGGCTGCGTTTAAGGGCTGGACGCCCAG ggCCTGCCTCATCTTCCTGCTTCCTTCCCTCCTGCTGCTGTCCCTGACCAGGCCCATCATGCCTCGCAGTCAGAAGAGTAAGCTCCGCTACCGGGAGAAATGCCGCCAGGCCCGAGAGGAGACCCAGGGTCCCCACGGGGCTCAGGCCTCTGTGGAGGTGAAAGAGGAGGCTCCATCCTCCCCTTCTGCCGTTTCTGGGGGGTCCCCGCAGAGCTCCCCTGCTGCTGGCCATCCCGAGGAGCCTCCGAGGTCCCTGTCGCCCCTCACCCTGGCTGCGGCGGTCTCTGGTCCCAGAGCTGAGGAAGAGGCTGAGAGGCCCAGCTCCCCCGAGGCCCCAGGCTCCCCTCAGTCCCCGGGGTCCCCCGAGGCCCCGGGCTCTCCTCAGTCCCCGGGCGTCCCTCAGTCCCCGGGCTCCCCTGAGGCCCTGGGCTCCCCCGAGGCCCCGGGGTCCCCTGAGGCCCCGGGCTCCCCCGAGGCCACGGGCTCCCCTGAAGCCCCAGGCTCCCCTGAGGGCCTGAGCTCCCCTGAGGCCCTGGGCTCCCCCGAGGCCACGGGCTCCTTCCAGACGTGCAGCGCCCCCCAGATGTGGCGCTCCCTCCAGACGTGGAGCTCTCCCCAGACGTGCAGCCCCCTCCAGACGTGGGGCGCTACCCGCCACTCTCGCCGAGACCCGCTCTCCAGGAAGGCCACCTTGGTGCTGCAGTTCCTGCTGAACAAGTACAAGCTGAAGCAGCCCATCCTGAAGGCCGACATGCTGAAGCTCATCCGCAGGAAGTACAAGGAGCAGTTTCCGGAGATCCTCAGGATGTGCTCTGAGCGCCTGGAGCTGGTGTTTGGCCTCGACCTGAAGGAGCACGACGCCAGCGCGCAGTCCTACCTCCTGGTCAGCAAGCTGGATCCCAGCGAAACCAATCTGAGCGGCGGCTGGGGCTTGCCGAGGAACGGCCTCCTGCTGCCGCTCCTGGGGGTGATCTTCTTGAACGGCAACTGCGCCCCCGAGGAGGAGATCTGGCAGTTCCTGAGTTTGCTGGGCGTCTACAAGGGGAGGAGGCACTTCATCTTCGGGGATCCCTGGAAGCTCATCACCCGAGATTTGGTGCGGGAAAAGTACGTGGAGTACCGGCAGGTGGCTCAGAGCAGCCCTCCACGCTATGAGTTCCTGTGGGGCCCCAGGGCCCACGCTGTGACCAGCAAGATGAAAGTGCTAGAGTTTTTGGCCAAGGTCAACGATACCGTGCCCAGTGCCTTCCACTCCCATTACGAAGAGGCTCTGAAGGACGAGGAAGAGAGGGCCCAAGCCCGCGCTGCGGCCAGGGCTGGTGCTACCGCCAAGGCCAAGGCGCAGGCCCAGCCCAGCCAGGCCGCCAGCAGCTCCTGCCACCCTCAGGTCTGA